A genomic window from Montipora capricornis isolate CH-2021 chromosome 8, ASM3666992v2, whole genome shotgun sequence includes:
- the LOC138059637 gene encoding histone H3 has protein sequence MARTKQTARKSTGGKAPRKQLATKAARKSAPATGGVKKPHRYRPGTVALREIRRYQKSTELLIRKLPFQRLVREIAQDFKTDLRFQSSAVMALQEASEAYLVGLFEDTNLCAIHAKRVTIMPKDIQLARRIRGERA, from the coding sequence ATGGCACGAACAAAGCAAACGGCTCGTAAATCAACCGGTGGAAAAGCTCCACGCAAACAACTCGCGACAAAGGCTGCTCGTAAGAGTGCGCCTGCGACTGGTGGAGTCAAGAAACCTCATCGTTACAGGCCCGGGACAGTCGCTCTTCGTGAGATCCGTCGTTACCAGAAATCCACTGAGCTCTTGATCCGCAAGCTGCCCTTCCAGCGTCTTGTGCGTGAAATCGCTCAAGACTTCAAGACCGATCTGCGCTTTCAGAGTTCCGCCGTGATGGCTCTTCAAGAAGCAAGTGAAGCTTATCTGGTTGGTCTTTTTGAAGATACCAACTTGTGCGCCATTCACGCCAAGCGAGTCACCATTATGCCCAAAGACATTCAGTTGGCCCGTCGAATCCGCGGAGAGCGAGCATAA
- the LOC138060146 gene encoding ribonuclease H2 subunit C-like, with protein sequence MAGNFSISQASVSNCPASDRVHLMACEIEHDGEACVGSFFDTTVRQEETSTGVENSVKALSASFRGRSLKGCVINLPAGYTGYVMKEEKRPFTEEEDRVMKATHKFSQLSYWNLETPPSNNDTLVKALQWINIASALHGKEVDNDYATPETIR encoded by the exons atggCGGGGAACTTCAGCATTTCTCAGGCCTCCGTTTCCAACTGTCCGGCATCGGACCGTGTGCATTTGATGGCTTGCGAAATTGAACATGACGGAGAGGCTTGCGTTGGGTCATTTTTCGATACCACTGTGCGACAGGAAGAGACGAGTACAGGAGTTGAAAACTCCGTGAAAG CCTTGAGTGCATCATTTCGAGGCCGTAGTCTGAAGGGCTGTGTTATCAATCTTCCAGCAGGATATACTGGGTATGTgatgaaagaggaaaaaagaccCTTTACCGAGGAAGAG GATCGAGTGATGAAGGCCACTCACAAGTTCTCACAATTAAGTTATTGGAACCTAGAGACTCCTCCATCAAATAACGACACCCTTGTTAAGGCTTTGCAATGGATAAATATTGCTTCTGCA CTTCACGGCAAGGAAGTTGACAATGATTATGCCACTCCAGAGACCATCAGATGA
- the LOC138059638 gene encoding histone H2B, gonadal-like, producing the protein MAPKVAGKKGEKRAGKAKAAADGKKKRRGKRKESYAIYIYKVLKQVHPDTGISSKAMGIMNSFVNDIFERIAGEASRLAHYNKKSTISSREIQTAIRLLLPGELAKHAVSEGTKAVTKYTSSK; encoded by the coding sequence ATGGCTCCAAAAGTTGCTGGAAAGAAAGGCGAGAAGAGGGCTGGTAAGGCAAAGGCCGCGGCTGATGGAAAGAAGAAGAGGCGaggaaagagaaaggaaagctATGCGATCTACATCTACAAAGTGTTGAAGCAAGTTCACCCAGACACTGGTATCTCCAGCAAAGCCATGGGCATCATGAACTCGTTCGTCAACGACATCTTTGAGCGCATCGCTGGCGAAGCTTCCCGCCTGGCTCATTACAACAAGAAGTCAACCATCAGCTCTCGCGAAATCCAGACCGCCATCAGACTGCTTCTGCCCGGTGAACTGGCTAAACACGCTGTCAGTGAAGGAACCAAAGCTGTGACGAAGTACACCAGCAGCAAGTAA
- the LOC138059636 gene encoding fas-binding factor 1 homolog, with protein MRRGGGTFPGSEIGRKSTVGLNASNRAALDHDLDSILSGGNDDDILGISSQSKGKSKVATTGSSKKSQRKGSLTSGATDEDFYSSLAQMAGEGFDDDDDESISEADAKRMADSLAGLDDMESDLFGGSLSRKATPSKTSSPEKALSDSKSTAKPGRKPSEDSSKLAKSSKERNISPEPTKPSSEMTAFVEHDTKSTEPKAAPKPRKKFDFGEFDEDDPLAGLLSDEEDNVAPKTKPKKSTAAKKTELTGISNQEEERPKSSRGRRSANQETASSSLAPASPEHQPSVHKEKDEDRGASSPPVSPKAAGEQDNRARKAKPSKDEINFDSDEDLPGLDQLDDSDMQSKDSATPPTKTKQERTRRGNSPKSTDDIFGYGDDLPDTGPRGERPFRQSQSSKLPGKKEKEEPIKQVPGSLEDFMGNISSKTDAGSGTGSKRVSSPTSEESFQFGGYMPSAASSGPSHSRGGLARPDTAPSSTKRTVRFSDELGLDDDLFGNERPSSAPSERASKRKPKRDELDANKSGKPPLGSASTRKSGDVKQEPTTNLEPQKVEKAPPSPGLKTSGGGSGDWLGLGGGGDDDRDLDLSTSLPKTSTPLAMDNRKDTPKVQDPPERQERQSSPPRRVGRYRGEGNNNDEFLRMIGITPDEQPKPTHTESSDSGKSSLFPWESSGGSPRRGRRWREQTSQQSSLDKPDDGTPHGEQLDRLNEKSLHLDPVQKDEVKNKAVQQQVPVNQDTQRPAAIQQTGDRQAVSAREIQAQDQVAFPQYPAKEVTFTPTTPAPVPPPESTPMQDGDYFRTQPIPPQSNIPPQVGPLPYTLQSHQLQHQSSYAPLASQTTKNLPQSLASQPHYSIGFQDSNQIFSPSFSPHIPQPSSVERLEMTKLKAESELQQSRLMEYQVASEHQEQQKTQLEEEVKELVKRVQEMEGSRLKKELDAASKVSEFEGKVRRLELERDQLLTTIESLKTRHKDELANIETAHKSHLKTLEESYQRREQRLKEETDLIIAQNSEKFKTLETEKADLQVSNNRKISLVETAKTNEINSLKDIHRRAMEQLRQEHEDEIAQLRRLKEQEVSAATSAHAHTKSLQSLMDQVLNSTREVSSLRQRIEVTHKSGLDERELSARARDEYLKQMQERLLRQQSENDEERARLQGLVSKMELHMREQTRQVDQERWRLTQEESRLRALQAALEDERRITMEHLSAQRAEVQRARDDLVREQRTTMSQIQEERRALATERAQLTSAQRDLISREKLKTETSVQAEADLGATATRIKEDTAAISVREARMKQEEEKLRREKQEFERNRSGFDEERDRIGKLGLEVQKRSREIEELCSDATRVRDEGEQALELAERVRANAESQRAEAEGMFLVIQEKERQLAQDRLAVAHERRLLEKDKQTGRCWQCEGYRTNPADQKQVIDSSARDSSNLFHPSQLGSASVTPDLLVNSLELKRTLRKWSKDREKDEEFLEQEAQFLSKLQMS; from the exons ATGAGAAGG GGTGGTGGTACTTTCCCAGGATCAGAGATTGGTCGCAAGTCGACCGTTGGATTAAATG CTTCAAACAGAGCAGCTTTGGATCACGATTTGGACTCTATCCTGAGCGGGGGAAATGATG ATGACATCTTGGGTATCAGTTCTCAGTCAAAAGGAAAATCCAAGGTTGCTACAACAGGCAGCTCAAAAAAATCA caaagaaaaggaTCTTTAACTTCAGG GGCCACAGATGAAGATTTTTACAGTAGTTTGGCACAGATGGCTGGAGAAGggtttgatgatgatgatgatgag TCAATTTCTGAAGCAGATGCCAAGAGAATGGCTGACAGCCTTGCT GGCTTAGATGATATGGAATCTGATCTTTTTGGTGGATCACTGAGTAGGAAGGCCACGCCTAGTAAAACTTCAAGCCCAGAAAAAGCTTTGTCAGACTCAAAGAGCACAGCAAAACCTGGAAGAAAACCATCAGAAGATTCTTCAAAACTGGCAAAAAGCagcaaagaaagaaacattTCCCCAGAACCAACCAAACCATCATCAGAAATGACAGCTTTTGTAGAACACGACACCAAAAGCACCGAGCCAAAGGCAGCTCCAAAACCACgcaaaaaatttgattttggaG AGTTTGACGAGGACGATCCATTGGCTGGCTTGTTGTCAGATGAAGAAGATAATGTTGCTCCAAAAACAAAGCCTAAAAAATCTACAGCTGCAAAAAAAACTGAGTTAACTGGAATTTCCAATCAAG AGGAAGAAAGACCAAAATCTTCTCGGGGACGGCGATCAGCCAATCAAGAAACTGCAAGCTCATCTTTGGCACCAGCCTCGCCTGAACACCAACCAAGTGTCCATAAGGAGAAGGATGAAGACAGAGGAGCATCTTCTCCACCTGTTTCTCCCAAGGCTGCTGGTGAACAAGACAACAGAG CTCGGAAGGCAAAACCAAGCAAAGATGAGATTAATTTTGATTCAGATGAAGATCTTCCTGGCTTAGATCAGTTAGATGACTCTGATATGCAATCAAAAGACTCAGCCACCCCTCCCACCAAAACCAAACAGGAACGCACTAGGCGAGGGAACAGTCCGAAGTCCACTGATGATATTTTTGGGTATGGTGATGATTTACCAGACACAG GACCGAGAGGTGAAAGGCCCTTCAGGCAGTCTCAGAGCAGCAAGCTtcctggaaaaaaagaaaaagaggaacCAATAAAACAAGTTCCTGGATCCCTGGAAGACTTTATGGGTAATATTAGCAGCAAAACAGATGCTGGTTCAGGAACAGGAAGCAAAAGGG TTTCGAGTCCCACGTCTGAAGAGTCCTTCCAGTTTGGTGGTTACATGCCTTCGGCGGCCTCCAGTGGCCCGTCACATAGTCGCGGAGGTCTGGCAAGACCAGACACGGCCCCCAGCTCCACGAAACGGACCGTGAGGTTTTCAGATGAACTGGGACTGGATGACGACCTGTTTGGAAACGAGCGTCCTTCCAGTGCTCCAAGTGAACGAGCGAGCAAAAGAAAGCCGAAAAGGGACGAGCTAGATGCAAATAAGAGTGGGAAACCACCCCTGGGAAGTGCATCCACTAGAAAGTCAG ggGACGTGAAACAAGAACCGACGACCAATTTGGAACCACAAAAGGTGGAGAAAGCACCCCCATCACCAG GTTTAAAAACAAGTGGAGGTGGCAGTGGAGATTGGTTGGGACttggtggtggtggtgatgatgacAGGGACCTGGATCTGAGTACTTCTTTACCAAAGACCAGCACACCATTGGCAATGGATAACAGGAAGGATACGCCTAAAGTTCAAG ATCCCCCGGAACGTCAAGAGCGTCAATCGTCACCACCCCGCAGAGTAGGGCGATACAGGGGAGAGGGAAATAATAATGACGAGTTTCTACGCATGATCGGAATCACGCCTGATGAACAACCTAAACCAACGCATACAGAATCTTCGGATAGCGGAAA ATCATCATTGTTCCCGTGGGAATCGTCAGGAGGAAGCCCCAGGCGAGGAAGACGTTGGCGCGAGCAGACATCACAGCAGAGTTCACTGGACAAGCCAGATGACGGAACCCCACATGGAGAGCAATTAGATAGGCTTAACGAGAAATCTCTTCACTTGGATCCTGTGCAAAAAGATGAAGTCAAAAATAAAGCTGTGCAGCAGCAAGTTCCGGTAAACCAAGACACACAGAGACCTGCGGCAATTCAGCAAACGGGTGATAGACAAGCTGTAAGTGCAAGAGAAATTCAAGCACAAGATCAGGTTGCATTCCCGCAGTACCCTGCTAAGGAGGTTACTTTCACTCCGACAACACCGGCCCCAGTTCCACCCCCTGAGTCAACTCCAATGCAAGATGGCGATTATTTTAGAACTCAACCTATCCCCCCTCAGTCTAATATTCCACCGCAAGTAGGACCTCTACCATACACCCTTCAGTCGCATCAGCTTCAGCATCAGTCTTCGTATGCGCCTCTTGCTTCACAGACAACTAAGAACTTGCCCCAGTCTCTTGCATCTCAGCCTCACTACTCTATTGGATTCCAAGATTCTAATCAAATCTTTTCGCCTTCGTTCTCGCCCCATATTCCTCAACCTTCGTCAGTTGAAAGACTGGAAATGACGAAACTAAAGGCTGAGAGCGAACTGCAACAGAGTCGCCTGATGGAATACCAGGTAGCTAGTGAGCACCAGGAACAGCAAAAAACGCAGCTGGAGGAGGAAGTGAAGGAACTGGTAAAGAGAGTTCAGGAGATGGAAGGTTCCCGGCTCAAGAAAGAgttagatgctgctagtaaggTGTCGGAGTTTGAAGGAAAG GTTCGTCGGTTGGAGCTTGAAAGAGATCAGCTGCTGACCACCATTGAGTCCTTGAAGACGAGACACAAGGATGAATTGGCAAATATCGAGACAGCGCACAA aTCTCACTTGAAGACTTTAGAAGAATCCTACCAGCGTCGCGAACAACGACTCAAAGAGGAAACCGATCTGATCATTGCTCAAAACAGCGAAAAGTTTAAAACACTGGAAACTGAAAAAGCCGATTTACAAGTGTCGAACAATAGGAAAATTTCTCTTGTagagacagcaaaaacaaacgagATTAACTCGCTAAAAGACATTCATCGCCGAGCTATGGAGCAGTTACGACAAGAACATGAAGACGAAATTGCACAGTTGAGAAGGCTCAAGGAACAGGAGGTGTCAGCGGCTACCAGCGCACATGCGCACACCAAATCCCTCCAGTCCCTCATGGATCAAGTATTGAACTCAACACGTGAAGTGAGCAGCTTACGTCAGAGGATCGAGGTCACGCATAAGAGCGGACTGGACGAACGTGAGCTCTCTGCTAGGGCCCGGGACGAGTATCTGAAACAGATGCAGGAGAGGTTACTGAGACAGCAGTCTGAAAACGACGAGGAGAGAGCCAGGTTACAAG GTTTGGTCTCCAAGATGGAACTGCACATGCGCGAGCAGACTCGTCAAGTCGATCAAGAGAGATGGCGCTTGACCCAGGAGGAATCACGTCTCCGGGCACTGCAGGCGGCGCTGGAAGACGAACGGCGGATCACAATGGAACATTTGTCCGCGCAAAGGGCTGAG GTACAACGCGCTCGAGATGATTTGGTCCGGGAACAGAGAACAACGATGAGTCAAATTCAAGAGGAGAGAAGAGCACTGGCTACAGAACGGGCCCAACTCACCTCGGCTCAAAGAGACCTTATTAGCAGGGAGAAGTTGAAAACTGAGACGAGCGTACAA gcGGAGGCAGACCTGGGAGCCACTGCGACAAGGATAAAAGAAGATACCGCTGCCATTAGTGTACGAGAGGCTCGAATGAAACAAGAAGAAGAGAAATTGAGGAGAGAGAAGCAAGAATTTGAGCGAAACCGCAGTGGATTTGACGAGGAGAGAGATAGAATTGGGAAACTGGGACTTGAAGTGCAAAAGCGTTCACGAGAGATCGAAGAACTGTGCTCG GATGCTACTCGAGTGCGGGATGAAGGCGAGCAGGCCTTGGAACTAGCTGAGCGCGTTCGCGCCAATGCCGAGAGTCAGCGGGCGGAAGCAGAAGGGATGTTTCTTGTCATACAAGAGAAAGAACGACAGCTGGCTCAA GACCGTCTTGCCGTCGCTCACGAGAGGCGTTTGCTGGAGAAAGACAAACAGACGGGACGCTGCTGGCAGTGCGAGGGGTATCGCACCAACCCTGCTGATCAGAAACAAGTAATAG ATTCTTCTGCAAGAGACTCGTCAAAT